A stretch of the Archangium violaceum genome encodes the following:
- the sctR gene encoding type III secretion system export apparatus subunit SctR produces the protein MSRAVLVPGVLVPGLASAAEMSFSQLSFAGSPLSMMGMLAVMSLLPFAVLMLTSFSKIAVVLSLARSAMGTQQAPPTIVLTGLAAVLTGHIMAPVMERMYDAGQAVYQDVGSGAQILGAAGEVTEPLRVFLVKHGSPEERARFMELARELRPPEEAEQVHEDDLFVVIPAFVITELKEAFQIGFLVFLPFLVLDMVIANVLLALGMQSLSPSQVSLPFKILLFVAVDGWALLARGLILGYR, from the coding sequence ATGAGCCGCGCGGTGCTCGTGCCAGGCGTCCTCGTTCCGGGGTTGGCGTCGGCGGCGGAGATGTCGTTCTCGCAGCTGTCCTTCGCGGGCAGCCCGCTGTCGATGATGGGCATGCTGGCGGTGATGTCGCTGCTGCCCTTCGCGGTGCTGATGCTGACCAGCTTCTCGAAGATCGCCGTGGTGCTGTCGCTGGCACGCTCGGCGATGGGAACACAGCAGGCGCCGCCCACCATCGTGCTCACCGGGCTCGCCGCGGTGCTGACGGGCCACATCATGGCTCCGGTGATGGAGCGCATGTATGACGCGGGGCAGGCCGTCTACCAGGACGTCGGCTCCGGTGCGCAGATCCTCGGCGCCGCGGGCGAGGTGACCGAACCGCTGCGTGTCTTCCTGGTGAAGCATGGCAGCCCGGAGGAGAGGGCCCGCTTCATGGAGCTGGCGCGAGAGCTGCGGCCACCCGAGGAAGCCGAGCAGGTCCACGAGGACGATCTCTTCGTGGTCATTCCGGCCTTCGTCATCACCGAGCTGAAGGAGGCCTTCCAGATTGGCTTCCTCGTCTTCCTCCCGTTCCTGGTGTTGGACATGGTCATCGCCAACGTGCTGCTCGCGCTCGGGATGCAATCCCTGTCACCGAGCCAGGTGAGCCTGCCCTTCAAGATCCTCCTCTTCGTCGCCGTGGATGGCTGGGCGCTGCTCGCGCGCGGCCTGATCCTCGGCTACCGGTGA
- a CDS encoding flagellar biosynthetic protein FliO, with product MKTSFDSVSPRARMLLALTLVLGLAALAPLGGASAASVARGLLGAAALGGLGWWLVRRGRAEHRFSLTERMRVVSRTGLSQRCGLALVEVDGSRYLVAFGDSFAEVRRVHTPVRCEKETGS from the coding sequence ATGAAGACCTCGTTCGATTCCGTGTCTCCGCGGGCCCGGATGCTCCTGGCGCTCACGCTCGTCCTCGGGCTGGCGGCGCTGGCCCCGCTGGGTGGGGCCTCGGCGGCCTCGGTGGCCCGGGGGCTGCTGGGCGCCGCGGCCCTGGGGGGCCTGGGCTGGTGGCTCGTGCGCCGTGGCCGGGCCGAGCACCGGTTCTCGCTCACCGAGCGCATGCGGGTGGTGTCCCGGACAGGCCTCTCCCAGCGCTGTGGACTGGCGCTGGTGGAGGTGGATGGAAGCCGGTACCTCGTGGCCTTCGGAGACTCCTTCGCGGAGGTCCGCCGGGTGCACACACCCGTGCGATGCGAGAAGGAGACCGGGTCATGA
- a CDS encoding flagellar biosynthetic protein FliQ, which translates to MSQDVLLLLGREALLLMVLASLPPIGASLVVGFLMSLFQATTQLQESTLTVVPKLCAAVLALVVAGPWIAGQLTLFAHQVLTVIAEVGG; encoded by the coding sequence ATGAGCCAGGACGTCCTGCTCTTGCTCGGCCGCGAGGCGCTGCTGCTGATGGTCCTCGCGTCCCTGCCACCCATCGGGGCGAGCCTGGTGGTGGGGTTCCTGATGAGCCTCTTCCAGGCGACCACACAGCTCCAGGAGAGCACCCTCACGGTGGTGCCCAAGCTGTGCGCGGCGGTGCTGGCGCTGGTGGTTGCCGGGCCATGGATCGCCGGTCAGCTCACCCTCTTCGCACATCAGGTCCTGACGGTCATCGCGGAGGTGGGCGGGTGA